Proteins from a genomic interval of Malassezia vespertilionis chromosome 9, complete sequence:
- a CDS encoding carnosine N-methyltransferase (COG:G; EggNog:ENOG503NWES): MDVDPSLEMDEERAHFGKVLAGWDAYLQYELELNNDRRKALYSLPRAHQKLLGALQCTLPMPVLPTRTAPGHGGVRERIAEIDDRIRRNAHVLSQIAEFCRDFLGERVEVQETGTTKHVADADADRVRTVIRQLARDWSAQGKQERDAAYTPIVEALCARFPAVRKKVRLLVPGAGLARLAFDLAMLGFSVQANEFSYFMLIPSHFILNNSTRVHEHVVYPFVHSVSNWRSATEMLAPVEIPDVLPSTLPEDAEFSMAAGSFVEVYAKEKECAAWDAVATCYFMDTAKNVLRYMEVINHTLRLGGYWVNLGPLQWHFENDAAPSLELTLEELVPLFGMMGFELEERRTLRPQTYTANSERMLQHHYAPEFWVCRKVREHSIAPAV, from the coding sequence ATGGACGTCGATCCGTCGCTGGAgatggacgaggagcgcgctCACTTTGGCAAAGTGCTAGCTGGGTGGGATGCATACCTACAGTACGAGCTAGAACTAAACAATGATCGCCGAAAAGCACTGTACTCgctgcctcgcgcacacCAAAAACTGCTCGGTGCActgcaatgcacgctcCCGATGCCAGTGCTTCCTACACGCACCGCACCGGGACACGGCGGagtgcgcgagcgcattgcTGAGATAGACGATCGGATCCGACGCAACGCCCATGTGCTTTCTCAGATTGCCGAGTTCTGCCGCGATTTCCTAGGCGAGCGTGTAGAGGTACAGGAAACAGGCACGACAAAGCAcgtcgccgacgccgaTGCCGACCGCGTGCGTACCGTCATACGtcagctcgcgcgcgattgGAGTGCTCAAGGGAagcaggagcgcgacgcggcatACACGCCCATTGTCGAagcgctctgcgcgcgttttccagccgtgcgcaaaaaggTGCGTCTGTTGGTTCCTGGCGCTgggctcgcgcgcttggcgttTGATCTTGCGATGCTGGGGTTCAGCGTGCAAGCCAACGAATTCAGCTACTTTATGCTTATTCCGTCGCACTTTATCCTGAATAATAGCACGCGTGTGCACGAGCATGTCGTGTATCCCTTTGTGCACAGCGTAAGCaattggcgcagcgcaaccgagatgcttgcgccggtCGAGATTCCCGATGTGCTCCCTTCGACACTCCCTGAAGATGCAGAGTTCAGCATGGCTGCGGGCAGCTTTGTTGAAGTCTATGCCAAAGAGAAGgagtgcgcggcgtgggaCGCTGTTGCTACGTGCTATTTTATGGACACGGCCAAGAATGTGCTGCGGTACATGGAAGTGATCAACCATACGCTGCGGCTCGGTGGCTACTGGGTCAATCTCGGCCCGCTCCAGTGGCATTTTGAGaacgacgcagcgccgagtcTGGAGCTTACATTGGAAGAGCTCGTGCCGCTCTTTGGCATGATGGGCTTCGAGCTggaggagcggcgcaccttgcgtcCACAGACATACACGGCAAACTCGGAGAGAATGCTACAGCATCATTACGCCCCCGAGTTTTGGGTATGCCGCAAGGTGCGTGAACATAGCATCGCACCGGCTGTATAA
- a CDS encoding uncharacterized protein (COG:L; EggNog:ENOG503NW5A), producing MHGHSGGQHTPPDAASAPTGMHSVREHLKRTSPDTPLPKKRIKKAQSCDPCRRRKLKCDRGYPCGACRDRKEQHLCAWEDGVVPKHIGRDASDSPAVLKRLEAMETRMDKLLDKVESFHQRLSAPRPLTNTSNSEALDVGGLFGLSWSPMSSARKRRALTHMHTHLPDKETMLDLLDMYIKEIYWMQQIFSYASVLQCIERTAGLSDLCDGSNYLDKLRDDEVDRLIYDEALLFCTFGIALVFTHDVKLDRIDLAYPAAPLYGRYFDQAVLGLSTLNVFEEPDMSFVICGMLLSVGMTTARAPIIASVLLTQAIQVAYMLDLDVEPPPCMPEFEARIRVQLFSTLTAFDWFLTSTTKRYPLIQKKPERIPSVFGTEEQRSKYQNNYHRSKLAIAELYCKSSPLVMPVDVSYEYTCQLHYEISKVEGYNEGLWDYTGEYEHEVPKRTRDLHRMMSSGALNFLVIRVHLPYYMRGWEDSTYRLSRDACFSSARNLLRIFRAAFSWKCKFEDIPGRAYSGQLPAQISFAGRTWWFCSWCTAGALLLLKHLTVMTEYNQSPNWDPERESIIQDLCIMSRLLHYLSPVNVIAREGYDAMQRVAGHLLGKNFGASDHSGNCVAHWAERIVQEKSKASTEGKDMPCFATEPLCLLSSMINNTNSVGKNGSYPAGTNCSFDVSNMRSSNDTSTEKGCAAERNAGSRSSSPSVSAYSALPKQTELDTFWARFALPNLPPTIATPNEVPIVGFSYGDTMLGTRTIPLPDPSSFAPPSMDNGMFDTSMLLPSKDRISSTQFDFTSNSYDSYTDDFIKTFESLTQDSIPIDASELDADDFDDVPLETSEAPDALDDVEVDAHPYAMYYTNAAEPESVQDSGMQIVLEQEQAPNTPKKRGVQWTSQDRKNRVLVHQISVLSLLAAARMRNQWCNDIELRDTLQDMVPEHLVQKLFAIHPRREPERRERVRMFEGFVHDLVQWWASRFRLTDVSAAAWRQPSQELLCGKHLPPETWVDGWITESPAARMKRQRQVRKSKSRGAMEIAIFPPGAAAATPTYLRLLPPPDAHSLQRTVAAAKKMAGCRETSAILFCAMCRALGVPARLVVSLQPPPASIGAAKSQGTRKPALAQRSEEVTTSDEDDFEPLVRLRGSRALELERAQGAKPYYIEPVDTRTPPTVWVELFSKPYQHWITVDPVRALVRPTGNKHMEPLATNRQNKLMYVVGFEEDGYARDVTARYTRVLNSKVVQQRPEAPGRTKGHGVQEWWPSVVRALHRPQKLDRDAAEDAELQDNAAREPMPSSVGSFKNHPVYILDKFLRRDQVIHPPNRVGTFQGMPVYLRANLVHLQSARQWYNEGRTIKEGEHALKWVKTRGYTLYNKRVEEQAMTEHGQVPTEGLYAYTQTTLYTPPPVQDGKVPKNAFGNVDLYVPSMLPAGGVHIAHTAAAKVCRSLGVAYADAVVGFEFRKFRSIPRMLGVVVPSEHAASVWKAIGHAAEQEKRAELQKRQARALKGWKHLLTALTVARHIEEQYRAPQQAAPSEKKRVLNEAQAERQLRDDVPALKPMCASPLVPPPSPPPSPPREKSIVSLDELMAKEDARPSKRRIVVRRSTPEVRPARKSTRRAAANARGNIRYMDD from the exons ATGCACGGCCATTCCGGCGGCCAGCACACGCCGCCCGACGCGGCCAGTGCACCTACAGGGATGCACAGCGTACGCGAGCATTTAAAGCGGACGTCTCCTGATACTCCGTTGCCAAAGAAGCGCATTAAAAAAGCGCAAAGCTGTGATCCGTGCCGTAGGAGAAAGCTTAAATGCGATCGGGGCTACCCATGCGGGGCGTGCCGTGATCGAAAAGAGCAGCACCTGTGTGCATGGGAGGATGGCGTGGTCCCAAAGCACATTGGGCGCGACGCCAGCGATTCTCCTGCAGTTCTTAAACGGCTCGAGGCCATGGAGACGCGGATGGACAAACTGTTGGACAAGGTCGAGTCTTTTCATCAGCGTCTTAGCGCGCCCCGCCCACTCACAAATACGAGCAATTCCGAGGCGCTTGACGTGGGCGGACTGTTTGGTCTTTCGTGGTCCCCcatgtccagcgcgcgaaagcgGCGAGCGTTGACGCACATGCACACACACCTCCCCGACAAAGAGACGATGCTGGACTTGCTGGACATGTATATAAAAGAGATTTACTGGATGCAACAGATTTTCTCGTACGCTTCGGtcctgcagtgcatcgagcGTACAGCTGGCTTGAGCGACCTGTGCGACGGTTCAAACTACCTGGACAAGCTCCGCGACGACGAAGTGGACCGCCTTATTTACGATgaagcgcttcttttttGCACGTTCGGCATTGCGCTTGTGTTTACACACGATGTCAAGCTTGACCGCATAGATTTAGCGTATCCAGCCGCGCCATTGTACGGCCGCTACTTTGACCAGGCCGTGCTAGGCCTCTCGACATTGAACGTGTTTGAGGAGCCAGATATGAGCTTTGTCATTTGTGGAATGCTACTTAGTGTAGGCATGACGACCGCTCGTGCACCTATCATTGCTTCGGTGCTACTTACACAGGCGATCCAAGTCGCGTACATGCTCGATTTGGACGTCGAACCCCCGCCATGCATGCCAGAATtcgaggcgcgcatccGTGTACAGCTCTTCTCGACGCTCACAGCGTTTGACTGGTTCCTCACCTCGACCACCAAACGCTACCCCTTGATCCAAAAAAAACCCGAGCGGATTCCGTCCGTGTTTGGGAccgaggagcagcgctcAAAATACCAAAACAACTACCACCGGTCGAAGCTCGCGATTGCCGAGCTGTACTGCAAGTCGTCGCCTTTGGTCATGCCGGTGGACGTCTCGTACGAGTACACATGCCAGTTGCATTACGAGATATCCAAAGTGGAAGGCTACAACGAAGGCTTGTGGGACTATACGGGCGAGTACGAGCACGAAGTCCCGAAGCGGACGCGCGACTTGCACCGAATGAtgtcgagcggcgcgctcaaTTTTCTCGTGATCCGCGTCCATCTTCCTTACTACATGCGCGGCTGGGAAGACTCGACCTACCGACTTtcgcgcgacgcatgcTTTTCCAGTGCCCGCAACCTTTTGCGCATcttccgcgccgcattctCGTGGAAGTGCAAGTTCGAGGATATCCCAGGGCGTGCCTACAGCGGCCAACTGCCTGCACAGATTTCCTTTGCGGGGCGTACATGGTGGTTCTGCAGCTGGTGTACCGCCGGTGCACTCTTGCTCTTGAAGCATCTCACCGTCATGACCGAGTATAACCAATCCCCGAATTGGGATCCGGAGCGCGAGAGTATCATCCAGGATCTGTGTATTATGAGCCGCTTGCTTCACTATCTCTCGCCCGTCAATGTGATAGCACGCGAAGGATACgacgcgatgcagcgcgttGCAGGCCACTTGCTCGGCAAGAACTTTGGCGCGTCGGACCACTCGGGGaattgcgtcgcgcactgGGCCGAGCGCATTGTGCAGGAAAAGTCGAAAGCGAGTACCGAAGGAAAGGATATGCCGTGTTTTGCGACCGAGCCTTTGTGCCTCTTGTCCAGCATGATCAACAACACCAACAGTGTCGGTAAGAATGGGTCGTATCCAGCTGGCACGAATTGCTCGTTTGACGTGAGCAATATGCGCAGCTCGAATGACACATCTACGGAAAAagggtgcgccgcggagcGCAACGCTGGATCGCGttccagctcgccgagtgTTTCGGCGTACAGTGCGCTGCCCAAGCAGACTGAGCTCGATACGTTCTGGGCCAGGTTCGCACTTCCCAACTTGCCGCCCACCATTGCCACGCCCAACGAGGTGCCTATTGTGGGGTTCTCGTACGGGGATACCATGCTCGGCACTCGCACGATCCCACTCCCCGACCCCagctcttttgcgccgccgtccaTGGACAACGGCATGTTTGACACATCAATGCTACTGCCATCAAAAGACCGCATATCATCAACACAGTTCGATTTTACTTCGAACTCGTACGATTCATATACTGATGATTTTATCAAGACTTTCGAGTCGCTCACGCAAGATTCTATACCGAT CGACGCAAGCGAGCTCGATGCGGACGATTTTGATGACGTCCCGCTGGAAACTAGCGAAGCGCCcgatgcgctggacgaCGTCGAGGTCGACGCACACCCATATGCAATGTACTATACAAATGCGGCAGAGCCAGAGAGCGTGCAGGACTCGGGCATGCAGATCGTCCTGGAGCAGGAACAGGCGCCGAACACGCCGAAAAAGCGTGGCGTGCAGTGGACATCGCAGGACCGGAAAAACCGCGTCCTGGTCCACCAAATCTCTGTGCTCAGTCTGCTGGCCGCTGCGCGGATGCGAAACCAATGGTGCAATGATATAGAGCTGCGT GATACACTGCAGGATATGGTGCCCGAGCATCTTGTACAGAAACTGTTCGCCATCCACCCTCGCCGCGAGCCAgaacggcgcgagcgcgtgcgtatGTTTGAAGGGTTTGTGCACGACCTTGTGCAGTGGTGGGCAAGTCGGTTTCGGCTCACCGACGTCAGTGCTGCGGCATGGCGGCAGCCGAGTCAGGAACTGCTGTGTGGCAAACACCTGCCGCCCGAGACATGGGTAGATGGCTGGATCACCGAGTCGCCTGCGGCACGCATGAAACGGCAACGACAGGTGCGAAAAagcaagtcgcgcggcgcaatggaAATAGCCATCTTTCCgcccggcgctgcggctgcgaCGCCGACGTACTTGCGCCTCTTGCCCCCTCCAGACGCACACTCGCTCCAACGCACCGTTGCGGCGGCCAAGAAAATGGCTGGCTGTCGCGAGACGAGCGCGATACTCTTCTGTGCCATGTGCCGAGCACTGGGCGTCcctgcgcgccttgtcgtCTCTCTTCAGCCTCCGCCCGCCTCGATTGGCGCCGCAAAATCACAAGGCACACGGAAgcctgcgctggcgcaACGGTCCGAAGAGGTTACGaccagcgacgaggacgatTTCGAACCTTTGGTGCGCCTCCGCGGCTCCCGTGCCCTCGAGCTGGAACGCGCACAGGGCGCGAAACCTTACTATATCGAGCCCGTCGAtacacgcacgccgcccaCCGTCTGGGTAGAACTCTTTAGCAAGCCGTACCAGCACTGGATCACAGTCGATCCCGTCCGCGCCCTTGTGCGCCCCACTGGAAACAAGCACATGGAGCCGCTTGCGACGAATCGGCAGAACAAGCTTATGTACGTGGTCGGATTCGAAGAGGATGGgtacgcgcgcgatgtCACTGCGCGATACACACGCGTCCTAAATTCCAAAGTCGTCCAGCAGCGTCCCGAGGCGCCGGGACGCACGAAAGGACACGGAGTACAGGAATGGTGGCCGAGTGttgtgcgtgcattgcaccGGCCGCAGAAACTGGACCGTGACGCGGCGGAGGACGCGGAGCTGCAGGAtaatgcagcgcgcgagccgATGCCATCCAGTGTGGGCAGTTTCAAGAACCATCCTGTGTACATACTCGATAAATTTCTCCGTCGCGACCAAGTGATTCACCCGCCGAACCGAGTGGGAACATTCCAGGGCATGCCCGTGTATTTGCGTGCGAATCTCGTGCACTTGCAATCTGCGCGCCAATGGTACAATGAAGGGCGGACTATTAAGGAAGGCGAGCACGCTTTAAAGTGGGTAAAAACGCGCGGCTACACACTGTACAACAAGCGTGTGGAAGAGCAGGCTATGACAGAGCATGGCCAAGTGCCCACGGAAGGACTATATGCATACACACAAACGACGCTGTATACCCCGCCGCCCGTGCAAGACGGCAAGGTGCCAAAGAATGCGTTTGGAAACGTGGACTTGTACGTGCCTTCGATGCTGCCGGCTGGTGGTGTGCATATTGCACACACAGCTGCGGCAAAGGTGTGCCGTTCACTCGGCGTCGCGTATGCGGACGCGGTCGTTGGATTCGAGTTCCGCAAGTTTCGTAGTATACCCCGGATGCTTGGCGTTGTGGTGCCGTCGGAGCATGCTGCCAGCGTGTGGAAAGCAATTGGGCACGCTGCGGAACAGGAAAagcgtgccgagctgcaaaagcggcaggcgcgcgcgctcaagGGATGGAAACACTTGCTTACCGCATTGACAGTAGCGCGGCATATTGAGGAGCAGTaccgagcgccgcagcaagcggcgccgtcggaAAAAAAGCGTGTGCTGAACGAGGCACAGGCAGAACGacagctgcgcgacgacgtTCCAGCGCTCAAGCCAATGTGCGCCAGCCCTTTagtgccgccgccaagcccgccgccaagcccgccgcgcgaaaagtCAATTGTCtcgctggacgagctcATGGCCAAAGAGGATGCACGGCCAAGTAAACGACGGATCGTGGTGCGTCGGAGCACGCCCGAGGTACGtcctgcgcgcaaaagcacacggcgcgcagcagcaaatgcgcgcggaaaTATACGCTACATGGACGACTAG
- a CDS encoding uncharacterized protein (EggNog:ENOG503NTVI; COG:S; TransMembrane:4 (i206-233o259-276i337-360o587-613i); BUSCO:EOG09263H0Y), giving the protein MGRDSSRGAANALGVHVDEHAAEADTKHAQSGTKDSDKVHEDEWEDEEETSLTTASEHLTQPFDDAETPVLEDSINILLREREGMSTPLASQMYTCDKEREEPSPPTPVVQQPPPPAPTSKLRNTMYAVLVVLGVRAPPDYDHEKVHLRSGVRPFALHTPRAAVLSSLWDHLCDEVLVNSRDNTQELKWERVANFMAVPVWVEKTVLFGFLICLNSFLYTFTILPLRFLFAWWRWAYNGMVWLVAGEKRYLNVSHKCDMLKGLLIIQACFVMSRVADASKMYHSVRGQDVVKLSVIFSVLEIADRLCCGFGQDVLDSLFARRTLARRADGTQPYLRLVVYYVLCLAYIVFHAFVLLYQLVTLNVAINSYDNALLTLLLSNQFMEIKTTVFKRFEKEILFQITCADIVERFQLSMILTAIGIRNLIEVSGSQITSGTSSLGPLPTSFDVYPYLNILTRTLNPVLTVLLSEMLVDWLKHAFITKLNHIRPAIYGRFIDVLCRDLLPQRSGAAAKMDGDHRRQSSFVDQSPVVTRRLGLAVLPLACVLIRMASQIADMLAQTRALGDVDAIPAATATVTLTQHIEHVLSYAMWILIGLVAWVFLVIVKILLGVNLVQFATHRYATRGERELEEARNARGRPPIGETAMETALQHQIKSMVDKREDNATTVGLYGQQSTPAHGKETSLLDVNRYTLVGSRLW; this is encoded by the coding sequence ATGGGCCGCGACtcgagccgcggcgcggcgaatgcgcttggcgtgcacgTAGACGAGCATGCCGCAGAAGCGGACACGAAGCACGCACAGAGTGGCACCAAGGACTCCGACAAGGTACACGAAGACGAGTGggaggacgaagaagaaACCTCGCTGACGACAGCGTCGGAGCATTTGACGCAGCCATTCGACGACGCCGAGACCCCTGTGCTTGAGGACAGCATTAATATTTTGTTACGAGAGCGTGAAGGGATGTCGACACCACTTGCGTCGCAGATGTACACGTGTGACAAAGAACGCGAGGAGCCGAGTCCTCCGACGCCCGTCGTCCagcagccgccgccgcctgcgccgacGTCGAAACTACGCAACACCATGTACGCCGTGTTGGTTGTGCTTGGTGTGCGCGCACCTCCAGACTACGACCATGAAAAGGTGCATCTGCGCTCGGGCGTACGgccttttgcgctgcatacaccgcgtgcagctgtgcTTTCGAGTCTGTGGGACCATTTGTGTGACGAGGTGCTCGTGAACAGCCGGGACAATACCCAGGAGCTCAAGTGGGAGCGTGTCGCCAACTTTATGGCGGTTCCGGTATGGGTGGAAAAGACGGTGCTATTTGGCTTTTTGATATGTCTCAACTCGTTCCTGTACACATTCACCATCCTCCCACTGCGGTTCCTATTTGCATGGTGGCGTTGGGCGTACAACGGCATGGTATGGCTCGTGGCGGGCGAGAAACGGTACCTGAATGTGTCGCACAAGTGCGATATGCTCAAAGGCCTTTTGATCATCCAGGCCTGCTTCGTCAtgtcgcgcgtcgcagaCGCCAGCAAGATGTACCACAGCGTGCGTGGGCAAGACGTGGTAAAATTGTCGGTGATTTTCAGCGTGCTCGAGATCGCTGATCGCCTCTGTTGCGGTTTTGGGCAGGACGTGCTTGACTCGCTGTTTGCACGACGCACactggcgcgccgtgcggatGGAACGCAGCCCTACTTGCGCTTGGTCGTATACTATGTCTTGTGTCTTGCCTACATTGTATTCCATGCATTTGTACTGCTCTACCAGCTGGTCACGTTAAATGTCGCGATCAATAGCTACGACAATGCATTGCTCACGCTGCTCCTCTCGAACCAGTTTATGGAGATCAAGACGACGGTGTTTAAGCGATTCGAGAAGGAAATTTTATTTCAAATCACCTGCGCCGACATTGTCGAACGGTTCCAGCTCAGCATGATTCTCACCGCCATTGGGATCCGTAATTTGATCGAAGTTTCGGGGTCACAGATCACGTCCGGAACGAGCTCGCTGGGGCCGCTGCCTACTAGCTTCGATGTATACCCTTACCTCAATATACTCACGCGCACACTCAATCCTGTCCTCACTGTACTACTCAGCGAAATGCTGGTGGACTGGCTAAAGCATGCATTCATCACCAAGCTCAACCATATTCGGCCCGCCATCTACGGGCGCTTTATCGATGTCTTGTGTCGCGATTTGCTTCCCCAGCGCTCAGGAGCTGCGGCAAAAATGGACGGGGATCACCGGCGCCAATCCTCGTTTGTGGACCAAAGCCCTGTTgtgacgcggcgcttgggctTGGCCGTGCTACCATTGGCGTGCGTGCTTATCCGCATGGCATCACAAATTGCAGacatgcttgcgcagacCCGCGCATTGGGCGACGTCGATGCTATACCTGCTGCAACAGCCACAGTGACTCTTACGCAGCACATCGAGCACGTTCTATCGTACGCCATGTGGATCCTGATCGGGCTCGTTGCGTGGGTGTTTTTGGTGATTGTCAAAATTTTGCTTGGGGTGAATCTGGTCCAGTTTGCGACACATCGCtacgcgacgcgcggcgagcgcgaattggaagaggcgcgcaatgcacggGGAAGACCACCGATTGGCGAGACGGCGATGGAAACTGCATTGCAGCATCAGATCAAGAGTATGGTCGATAAGCGTGAGGACAATGCGACGACCGTCGGGCTGTATGGCCAGCAGAGTACACCGGCGCATGGGAAGGAGACGTCGCTCTTGGACGTTAATCGGTATACCCTGGTAGGTTCGCGACTTTGGTAG
- the CTK1 gene encoding [pyruvate dehydrogenase (acetyl-transferring)] kinase (EggNog:ENOG503NUEM; COG:D): MRENAQRGYGYPKPQAGRRREGGTDRYRTKSYRTYDARTSRGDDRKRQRRSPSPVSREGPRPYRPRWQEDRRHPRRSPPREDARGTVLLRKTELHGDADKRGLPDDQDRRPMTLEERLGPSPGAQKRLMDSSETHCKAETSRARQGKTGVRGDADATRLDTPKDGARPNLSAPPGPPPGPPPGPPPKLRPKQEVVTARASCAYADEAYEVVSQVGEGTYGQVYKASAPRSGALVALKRIRMEAVKEGFPVTSMREMKLLQTLRHENVIRMHEVMTSRTGSVYMVFEYMEHDLNGILVHPNVTFTPAHQKSLAMQLLQGLAYLHRRAVLHRDLKGSNLLLNNAGTLKIADFGLARTYYKRHQGDYTNRVVTLWYRPPELLLGATQYGPEVDAWGAGCLFMELFTRRAIFQGQDEIGQLHAITNVLGPLSALTWPDLEKLPWFELLRMEHDSAGVHTSADTPFVAWAQMSAGLSTGAVVLARNLLAYDPTKRWSAAQALESAYFTTEDPRPEAPANVLDALQGEWHELESKRALRKTRR; encoded by the exons ATGCGGGAAAACGCGCAGCGTGGATATGGATACCCAAAGCCGCAGGCGGGACGTCGGCGCGAAGGCGGCACGGATCGGTACCGCACAAAATCATACCGCACGTACGATGCTCGCacttcgcgcggcgacgatCGGAAacgacagcggcgcagcccaAGTCCAGTGTCGCGGGAAGGGCCCCGTCCGTATCGTCCGCGGTGGCAGGAGGACAGGCGGCACCCACGCCGATCCCCGCCGAGGGAGGATGCACGAGGCACTGTACTCTTGCGAAAGACGGAGCTTCATGGCGACGCCGACAAACGGGGACTGCCCGACGACCAGGATCGGCGGCCCATGACGCTGGAAGAGCGGCTTGGACCGTCGCCgggcgcgcaaaagcggctTATGGATAGCAGTGAGACGCACTGCAAGGCGGAAAcatcgcgagcgcggcagggTAAAACGGGGGTTCGAGGCGACGCGGACGCTACGCGTTTGGACACGCCCAAGGACGGAGCACGGCCTAATCTTTCCGCCCCCCCGGGTCCTCCCCCGGGTCCTCCTCCCGGCCCGCCACCGAAATTGCGGCCGAAACAAGAGGTGGTTACTGCGCGTGCGTCCTGCGCATACGCGGACGAGGCATACGAAGTCGTGAGCCAAGTGGGCGAAGGCACCTACGGCCAAGTATACAAAGCCAGTGCtccacgcagcggcgcattggtTGCGCTCAAGCGGATCCGTATGGAAGCTGTCAAGGAAGGCTTTCCCGTCACCTCGATGCGCGAGATGAAACTACTGCAAACTCTGCGACACGAAAATGTGATCCGTATGCACGAGGTCATGACGAGCCGCACAGGCTCGGTCTACATGGTGTTTGAATACATGGAACACGATCTAAACGGAATCCTAGTTCATCCCAATGTCACCTTTACGCCTGCGCACCAGAAATCGCTCGCGATGCAGCTTTTGCAAGGGCTCGCATacctgcaccgccgcgcggtgctgcaccGCGACCTAAAAGGCAGTAACCTGCTTCTGAACAATGCCGGCACGCTGAAAATTGCCGATTTtgggcttgcgcgcacCTACTACAAGCGCCACCAGGGCGACTATACAAACCGCGTCGTCACCCTCTGGTACCGACCGCCGGAACTGCTGCTGGGTGCGACGCAGTACGGCCCCGAAGTTGATGCATGGGGCGCCGGATGCCTTTTTATGGAGCTCTTcacgcgccgtgccatTTTCCAGGGCCAGGACGAGATTGGTCAGCTGCATGCCATCACCAACGTGCTGGGTCCATTGTCGGCGCTCACATGGCCGGACCTGGAGAAGCTGCCGTGGTTCGAGCTCCTGCGAATGGAGCACGATAGTGCCGGTGTGCATACATCCGCAGATACCCCTTTTGTTGCATGGGCGCAGATGAGTGCTGGATTGAGCACAGGCGCTGTCGTTCTTGCTCGCAACTTGCTTGCCTATGACCCTACGAAACGATGGTccgccgcacaagcactCGAGAGCGCCTACTTTACTACAGAGGACCCACGGCCAGAGGCACCCGCAAA TGTACTCGACGCATTGCAAGGCGAGTGGCACGAGCTCGAATccaaacgcgcgctgcgtaAGACGCGCCGGTAG